Within Candidatus Limnocylindria bacterium, the genomic segment GCCGCACCTCGAACCGCTGTCGGCGGTTCGGCGACGCGCCCAAGGTGAAGCAACGAGCCGCTAGACGATCTTGATCTCGGGGCGGAGGTCGCGACGTAGGATCGCCGACAGCCGATCGATCTCTGCCGCGACCATGCTTCGCGGCGGCTTGCCGGACTCTTTGAACCAGTCAACGCGCACGCGATCGCCGTCGACCTCCCACGTTCCTTTCACGCTGCCACCGGCGACGACGATCGGCGCGATCCAACCGGCTTGCCTGCTGACAGCGGTGCGGCGCTTCGCCGGAATGATGTGGCCGTCCTCGGTGCCCGGACCAAGGACGTACTGGTCGAAACCCGGCAGTAAGCGCACCGCCATGGTCGGCTTCGACGACGCGAGCTCGTCGAGATCCTTCGCCAGCACGTATCTGCGTTCGCCGTCGACCTCGATCTCGGTGATCCGCTCGCCAAGCGCCTTGAACCAGATCCGGATCTGTCGCGCGCTGACCCTGCCGCGGCTCAGCCAGTTCCGGAAGTTGTCGATCGTCGCCGGCCCGTACGCGCCGAGATAGCCGACGATCACGATCGGCGCCGCCTCCTCTGGCTCCGGTACGCCGACCCAGCGCGAGCTCGCGGCGGTCGGGAGCACGAAGGTCACGCGCGTGCCCCGGTTCGGACCGAAGACCAGGTCTCCCTGCCACGCGAGCGGCTTCAGCAGCGTTCCCCATCCGGACCGGAGCGCATCGCCGATGTGACCCAGTCCTCGCTTCGCGACGACCGCGGCGATCAGCTCGTCTCGCGTGAGCGTCTTGCCATCGAGAGCCTCGCGGACCGCGGGGCGAAACGCATCCCAGTGCTTGGTGGTCATGCCGAAGTAGCGCTCCCAGCTGGGCAGCTCCCACGAGCGCCCCGACGCCATGAGCGAGAGAATTGCGCCGCCGTCCGCAGGCGTGAGCAAGTGCAAGGTGCCGCGCATCGCCCACGTCTTGATCAGCCGGCCTTCGCTGAGCGCGCGCGCGACCTCGCCGCGCCTTGATGACTGGCGCCGGACGCGGATGGCGAGCTCGGCCGACGATGCCACCTGCGCTTGGACACCGCAGAGCCGCCGCACGACCTCCGGCACGGACGGCTTTCCGATCGGCTCGAGGAGTTGTCGGCGCATGCGCCACGCCAGGACCTGGGGCCAGGTGAACCGTGCGGTCATCGCGGAGAATTGTCGGAGATGGCTACGACCGAACGCGCCGTAGGACTCTGGCCTCGCCTGGTCTACGCGGATCTGAAGGACACGGTGCACGCGGTCCACATGTGGACTCAGGTCGTGGGCAAGATCCGTCTGGCCATGACGCCACTGGTGAACCA encodes:
- a CDS encoding winged helix DNA-binding domain-containing protein; translated protein: MTARFTWPQVLAWRMRRQLLEPIGKPSVPEVVRRLCGVQAQVASSAELAIRVRRQSSRRGEVARALSEGRLIKTWAMRGTLHLLTPADGGAILSLMASGRSWELPSWERYFGMTTKHWDAFRPAVREALDGKTLTRDELIAAVVAKRGLGHIGDALRSGWGTLLKPLAWQGDLVFGPNRGTRVTFVLPTAASSRWVGVPEPEEAAPIVIVGYLGAYGPATIDNFRNWLSRGRVSARQIRIWFKALGERITEIEVDGERRYVLAKDLDELASSKPTMAVRLLPGFDQYVLGPGTEDGHIIPAKRRTAVSRQAGWIAPIVVAGGSVKGTWEVDGDRVRVDWFKESGKPPRSMVAAEIDRLSAILRRDLRPEIKIV